The genome window TCGGTTACTTCCACTCTTCCAAATACATTTCCGACCTGGCCAACGGCAACATCTGCGTCGCCGTGGGCTACTCGGGTGATATCGAGCAATCCAAGAGCCGTGCTGCCGAGGCTGGCGGCAAAGTGAAAGTGGCCTACACCATTCCCAAGGAAGGTGCCGGTTCGTTCTACGACATGGTCGCCATTCCCAAGGATGCCGAAAATGTCGAGGCCGCTTATAAATGGATGAATTTCATCATGCAGCCGGAAATCATGGCGCAGATCACCGACAACGTGCGTTTCCCTAACGGCAACAAGGCCGCCACCGCGTTGGTGGACAAGGAAATCTCCGGTGACCCGAGCATTTACCCATCGGACGAAGTGAAGGCCAAGCTGTACGCCATCAGCGATCTGCCGCCAGCGACCCAGCGGATCCTGACCCGCAGCTGGACCAAGATCAAATCCGGTAAATAAGCCGGTCTGAAGCATCCTCCTGTTGTCGCTGGCATCGCTGCGGCGGCAACAGGAGCAACTCAATAACTAAAAGTTTTGCTGGATCGGTTTATCGAGGGTAAGTTGCGCGCCGGTTTTGTTGCAGGGTCCATCGTGGCCAAGTAACGGGGGCAACTTGGGCCCAACTATTTAAGAGGACCTCCACGTGCCAGTCTTTTCTTTGTTACGCAACGCCTTGCTGGTCGGCGCCGGCCTGACGCTCGCCGTCAGTGTCCAGGCCGCTTCCACCGTGCATATTTATAATTGGTCGGACTACATTGGCGAGACCACCCTGGCGGATTTCGAAAAAGCCACTGGCATCAAGCCGGTGTATGACGTGTTCGACTCCAACGAAACCCTGGAAGGCAAGTTGCTGGCCGGACGTACCGGTTACGACGTGGTCGTGCCGTCCAACCACTTCCTGGGCAAGCAGATCAAGGCCGGGGCGTTCCAGAAGCTCGACAAGGCGCAGTTGCCCAACTACGCCAACCTCGACCCTGTGCTGCTCAAGCGCCTGGAAAAGAACGACCCGGGCAACCAGTACGCCGTGCCTTACCTCTGGGGCACCAACGGCATCGGCTATAACGTCGAGAAGATCAAGGCGGTCCTGGGCGTCGAGAAGATCGATTCGTGGGCGATGCTGTTCGAACCGGAAAACATCAAGAAGCTGTCCAGCTGCGGTGTTTCGTTCCTCGACTCGGGCGACGAAATGATCCCGGCGATGCTCAATTACCTGGGCCTGAACCCCAACAGCGAAGACCCCGAAGACTACAAGAAGGCCGAGGCGCAGCTGCTCAAGATCCGGCCTTACGTGACTTATTTCAATTCCTCCAAATACATCTCCGACCTGGCCAATGGCGAGATCTGCGTGGCGGCCGGTTTCTCCGGCGACATCTTCCAGGCCCGGGCTCGTGCCAGCGAGGCCGGCAAGGGCGTCAACATCGCCTATGTGATTCCCAAGGAAGGCGGCAATCTCTGGTTCGACATGCTGGCGATCCCGCGTGACGCCACCAACGTCAAGCAAGCGCATGCCTTCATCAACTATGTGCTCAAGCCTGAGGTCATCGCCCAGGTCAGTGACGTTGTCGGTTATGCCAACCCGAACCCGAAGGCTGGCGAGCTGATGGACCAGAAAGTACGCACCGATGAAGCGGTTTATCCACCGCAAGCGGTCGTCGACAAGCTCTACGTCAACTCCGAGTTGCCGCCCAAGATCCAACGACTCATGACCCGCAGCTGGACCAAGGTCAAGTCGGGTAAATAACCTCAACACTCTTGTTCGTCCGCGTGGGGCGAACTGCAAATTCTGTGGGAGTTTCGTAAATGGCAGTTGCCTCCGGCGCCTATAAGAAAGCCCTCGAGGGCGACCAGACACCCAAGCAGGTGCTGGTCAAAATCGACCGGGTCACGAAGAAGTTCGACGAGACGATTGCCGTGGACGACGTGTCCCTGGAAATCAAGAAAGGCGAGATCTTCGCCTTGCTCGGCGGTTCGGGATCGGGCAAATCCACCTTGCTGCGCATGCTGGCCGGTTTCGAGCGGCCCACC of Pseudomonas fluorescens contains these proteins:
- a CDS encoding polyamine ABC transporter substrate-binding protein, whose product is MPVFSLLRNALLVGAGLTLAVSVQAASTVHIYNWSDYIGETTLADFEKATGIKPVYDVFDSNETLEGKLLAGRTGYDVVVPSNHFLGKQIKAGAFQKLDKAQLPNYANLDPVLLKRLEKNDPGNQYAVPYLWGTNGIGYNVEKIKAVLGVEKIDSWAMLFEPENIKKLSSCGVSFLDSGDEMIPAMLNYLGLNPNSEDPEDYKKAEAQLLKIRPYVTYFNSSKYISDLANGEICVAAGFSGDIFQARARASEAGKGVNIAYVIPKEGGNLWFDMLAIPRDATNVKQAHAFINYVLKPEVIAQVSDVVGYANPNPKAGELMDQKVRTDEAVYPPQAVVDKLYVNSELPPKIQRLMTRSWTKVKSGK